The DNA sequence AGGGGTGATAAAATGGGTGAAAACGACGCTATTTTCTCACTAGTCGTCTCCTATTGATTGTATCCTATGGCATTCCTTAATAAATGGTCTATCTCCAATACAAAAAAGGGTCAACTAAAGGTTAATGTTAGCGGTATTAACTCACAAGGCACTAAGATAAAAATTGGCGTTCCTCAAGGGTCGATATTGGGACCctttctgtttttattatacaataccAATGATTTACCATCATATTTTAAAGCGACAGCAAAACTTTCATGTATAAGAGGCAGATTTGAGCCTGAAGACAGAAATAAGACTTTGAAACTTACCAGGCAGATACCTATCTATCTCCTATATATCAACACTGACCCACAGAATATAGTATTTGGAGTTCCCGATACCAATGGTTACTCACCTCTAAATAACTTATTACAGCTATGATTATGACCAATGGCACGCTAAATCTGCACAGGCAACTCATTACTATAAATCTAGTGTCATTCGGTTTTCAACTctattttcatgtattttatatttcttgtagATAGGTAGTTAATTTTTCTTTGTTGGAAAATACTGACTATAGTCACTAAATCAAAGACTAACCTAAAGACAAATGccacaaagaaaaataacatttattacctTGCAGATAAAATTGATTATCGCATTTCTTTAGGAGTAAAGTATATAAAATTTGTACTATCTAAAATTAATAGTTCatgctaattaattttataacttgAACTTTAATTGAATGTTTCTGGCTTGTGGCTACTTCTGTCATTCTGACTTGATTTTGTATAACCATCTGTACAACATTTCGCcacgttaataaaaataaacggtaGGTAGAGAACTAGATAATTACTATGtagtaggtatatgtatgtatactaacaGGTGCTTTCGATGCAGTCAATCAAACAATAATGTAGTTTGCAATTATTTAAGCATATCAATatcattaactaaaaaccacggtttactcactagtttcgagtcacagaggaactctacatcatgagcaacgtgtcCAGACGCAACCACGTCGCGCAgcctatgactcgaaactagaagagcttttctcagtatattgacgtgagtaaaccgttgttttagttaatttagtatgtcttacgatggttattatattaacatcaatattagaaaaaagaaatatgaaatCTTGTGTGtggaatataaaatttattcgtAGTAAATTCACTTAACAGTACATTGACATTACAATGTCTACAATAAATCGTATGagtttgaaatatttagttaaaacgTCGCTCAATACATATTAAACATAATGGCTATATTTTAAAGCCTTCTTATCCTGAAGGAGTAAGCAGAAGTGTACATAAAAACGTCTATTTTTGTTGTGACTAGTTCGAAAAGGGCTCAAACTGAGCTAATGTTATGGAATGATACACTGCACTGTATTTAATTTACACAtacagtatttattataaaataaacaatattattttttaaatttacacaTATTtcgaattaatatttttaatgaacatTTTCAATGGTTGTGTTAACGAAATGTGATTCTTTAtgatatacaatacaataacaaatattaaaacaatttaaaaaaccaGATCGACTTTAACAGAACTTGTGAAGGTTTTAATAGTGCAAATAAGAACCTTAATCATTGACATTAAGGGCTATATTCGTATATCAcgttaaataatacaatttattaaatttttcattaatttaaacgAAGCTATGAGCTTGATATGCAGAGcaaataatgtaacattacgTTTGAGACaacagtaattttaatttagagtAAATACTTAACAATTTGATAATATTCACATAAACAAGCTACTGGTGATTACACAACATGTTTGAGCTGGTCACAtctggaataaaaaataacaaaattagatTTGTAGGTGCAGAGGGAATTTATGAGATGACAAATTGATAGGAACGACATTaaaaagtgccttcttggtctatttgcaattaataattttgactttttgacAAATCATTCAAATATGAATTAACATGATAACCGACACTTGCGTAATAGcaaaaaacacaattaataCTAATCTTTTGAGTCTATAACATTGTAACATTAAGTTCTTAGATATGATTTTTTGAatgcacaaaaaataaaatattacatttctaaaatttactttaaacaaacTGAAATCTTAAGGTATCACAGCTATACCAACCGGTGACCCCCCTCAGTCCTTGTGCAGGAACTTGTTGAAGGCTCCGTACGAAGTCTCCAGGTCGAACAGCAGCTGCCGCACCTGGCTCTCCGACAGCTCGTCCGATGCTGACATTTCTGACAGCTTGTCCACCCACTCTTGTACCTGCAGGGAAGGAAGCAGCGGTGtagaaagatattttatttataaaacttaatataatatttgtacagGTTTATTTACAGTAGAAATAAATCACAACAACCAATCTCAATCAAAATCATtggtttaaaatttatttttgacataagCTGTTCTGTTAAAACCCGGGATTTATCCAGATATATTGAATGAAGATTGGTTTCCTATAAAATTTTTACTGCACGATATTATGATACTGGAAGAGGCTAATGATTTCGTGCTGCACTGTTCTCCACAGTGAGACGcatcaaatgaaatattatgtatatttttatgtaaaaaaaaaactgtatattGAGCCATTCTATTAAAGTCTCAGTTCAGCGTCGCGTCTTGGTGTAAGCTGCACCTCAAGCAACATGAGTATACCTTGATCTTCCCCTCGAAGTCCTCGGGCAGCATGATGAGCCGGTCCATGGTGTCGCGCAGGTCGCGCAGCTCCGGCTGGATCATGTCCATCGCGCGGAACTCCAGCCGCAGCTTGTCCATCAGGGTTATGAACAGCTGAGGAAGATATTCCGATTCTTAGTGATGTTACAAGATGCAAGAGACTTATGTCCAATTTAAGATGGGCTATGAATCTCTTGAGGAAGTAAAAACCAGATATTTATAACaaccaataacaaaaaatagatatttgctaaacaattagatttaattaataagtttagtAGGTTGATTACATATTGATAGATAGATGATTAAAAATACAGATTAATATGGCTGCTCAGCATAAAATCACTGCCGTAACTCAAGCTATCCTGCTCAGACTCCAGCATTTTAGCTGAGCCTTGGCCTTTTTGCACTgcgttaattatttatttagtttttagggttccgtagccaaatggcaaaaaacggaacccttatagattcgtcatgtctgtctgtccgtccgtatgtcacagccatttatttgttttgccTGTAATATTTCACAACAGTGTGAATAAACTGTATTTCCTTACTCACCGAAACAATCTCAGCGATGTATTTGTTAGTGTTGCCCTTGTCATCCTTGATGAGGTTGGGCTTGTTCTCCCTTATCCTCTCCAGAGCCGCCGGGCAGTCCAACTGGAatatacaaatgttttattgaaaataagactatatttaaagcaaatatttctaaaaaaatctaattgtaCTTATATTATCCTCCTGTACTTCCTATAGCACAAGTCTTCTTAACtatattacttatgtaaatacttgaactattttcatttattttttattgtacatGAAACTTACTAGACTGTTGCCTAATGAAaactaagtataataaaaacattcttGAATCAAATATCTTAATACAACTGAATtctaacttttataataactattgaatggagaaaaactctactaatttcgaatcacagagggactgtTGACTAGTCGCGTAGTACTGACTTTGCCATGTCTCATGAAGAAAAGAGgctctgactcgaaactagtagagctatttACCATTAACTAATGCACATGAGCAAcccatgatttttagtcaaattCTAACTTGAAAAAGACAATACAATATCCAACTCACTCTGTACTTAGCAACAAAAGCTTCGATATTGGGGAACTCGTCAGCCTGCACTTGTTTGAAGGCGACCCTGTACTGGACCAGCAAGCGGCTGCACGCTGCCGTATACTCCTGCGCGCGCACACAGTCCCTCATGTACGCCTTCTCTAGGTGCTGGAGGGTACTGACCACTGCGTACAACTCTGCCATGTTGTCATGCCTGGAAATGGGACAATAGTATGGTAGAAACATCTCAGACAGATTTTATATGAAACTGGATGTCATCATCCTTAATGATATAAGATGGAAGTGACATGCTTTTTAACTATAAGTATAGCACATAAATGTAGCTGATCGTATGATTCCATTTCTGGTTATTCAATAACTTGTTATTAGATTAAATTTTTTGGTATTTGATAATAAGAAAGTGAACCACAATAACTTATTCACGTACTTTCTATTGCTATTTGTGCgttttataaatctttaatgttaattattgtttaatcaaATTAACTTTAACACTCAACAAAATTGATCATAATGCTTTAAATGTCTGTTTGCCTATACCAGAAGCgaataatacttacttttcaCGTTCCCTGGCATTTCTGTAAAGCTTTACTTCTTCATATAATTCTGGTCTTGTgtctgtaatataaataatgaaagtATGACTAATTACTTCAGAAAAACCaagaaaaacgaaaacaaaGGCACACAGAAATTATAGGATTTCAGAAGGCAATACTTACCCTGCATTTTAATATCTCTATTATAAACGATCACTTCACTTAAATCGTAATATTGTTAAGGCAAGGCTaaggtttaataaattaatgtcgaattttatttttctaataaacacAAATGATGACAAATAGACCTACAATCTTATCAATTTTGACATTACTCTGTCAATGTTACCAGCCTTAAACctttaattaacaataagtaTGTACGAGCACGAGCAAGCGGCCTTTATCTTCCTATGGTTAGATATAACTTCGAAGTCCTCcggatgttgatgatgatggcAATGATCGTACATTACGAGCAAAAGTACAAGTTAATAAATAGAGCTAGTCCGTGTTTAATTTCCAAGTCCATTCTTAGTTTATCACAATAAGTGTTTTATGCAAAAAGTCGTATATTCGTAGTAAATCTACGGATTTAAATTTCTTTCTGACTGTTAggtgaaaaattatatttattttcttatgtttttCCCTGACTCTGGGCTTTAGTTTATATTTGGCAACACTTtaattgaatgaactaaatcaAATGACCGAATGATACATTGTGAACTAAATGAACGGTCTGTTCGGATACACTTGCAAGAGCAGATAATAAATGTTGAAATAATCCGTTACTTGGTTGAAAAACTAGTTTTCGAAGCTTACTCATACTGAAAAAAAAGTAACGACAAAATGACGTAATCCTCCAATATGGCGGATGACGCGCGCGCTCCCTGCCGCCCGCGCTCGTAGTTTCTTCACCAACTGCCACTCGTCTCGAATGATTTCACCTTGCGATGAATGAAAATTGTTGTAGACAGCCCGAGTGCGTATTATTCACATAATAAACTCATCACCGCACCGGACATATAAGGTGTATTGTGATACAGTGCGTCTAAAGGTGGATTCGTGGTTGTGTTTTTACCAGTTCTCCCTTTTGTGAGACCGTTGTGTTTACGTGCCGAAAAATCATCGAGTGCAAAATCTACAGGTCTCTGGAGTCGCCGGTGCAGTGTTTAATGGGATCTTGTTGATCAACAGGTAATTTTTATGCAATTCTCATTGAAAATAAGTTATCTGTAATACCGTATTCTGTCGGCTTATGAACAGACGGAGGTTGTAACGGCTTGTTTTTGCATTTCCTGTGGCTTTGACGATGTTGCGAAGTTGTTCAGGTACGGAGAAGGGAGTAAAAAAGATGTCTATtaagttaatattgtttttgtaaaatgtttgtgtAGAAAAAAAGTTAGTTTTCTTATTGGAATGTGTTTGCGGTGAGCGGGCGGGGTACCTGGGCGCGGTGCCGGTTGTCCCACTTTTGGCCACTAGGCAGGTCGAGAGACGTACACTGTTTACAACTTTGGCACGTTTCTACTTCGCTGCACTTTTATGGATAATTAAAAGCAGTTTTAGACTCTTAGGTAATGTTCAGGGAGGCTACATATGTGTTAGAAGCACTTGCTGGCTCGTAAACTACTTATAGTagagtattaaataatttaactcaCATTGTAGTGGCTAAAATAATGCTGCAAGAAAGTCATATTACTCTACAGATACTTGCAAAACTTAATTGGTTCTGTACCAGTATGCTTATAAGAATCTAATATGATTGTAGCTAATTCGTAATAAGTTCATTAGCAGAAATACTGCTAATCACTCTAATTGGTAAGGAAATATTAGTGTTATTAACCCGACAAGCCTATCCGCTAACAAATAGGAACATTTTTACAATTTGATGATCCATATCATATgggtttgtattaaaataaagtacacTTTACTATGACGATAACTTATTGCCTAcatcttaatttttaattaaaataactattaaaaagaaatcacaTTACTGTTGATATCATAGTGAATGAATATCACTGTCTTATGatttgtaaaagtaataaattaacaataggTTTTCAACTAGAAATACTCGtctattttcattaaattgGAATAGCAATTATAACTCAATCTGTAATAAACTATGTATATGATACGGTGATTtcaattagtaaaataattatatttggttTAAAAGCAACATAGGTatattaggtaattaatataatatatgtataatgaaatattatatttaatgtgttATTGTTTGCTAGTTATGAGGATAATGAAACCTATTGTAGTTAAAAGTTACAGCTAAaccaatttttaataaattatgcttATCACAAGGGAAAATCATGCAAATAATTGGTGACCCACTGAAACATGTAATGTaacatattaatttcaatattaaataggCATATTTGAAATGGAGTATAACTTTGctaacctattttatttatgtatagaaTAGAAATATGTAGAAAGTCTAACTAAATATGATGGTTTACTCGCaaattattaatggagaaaaactctactagttaaactgtgatttttagtaaatttcaTATGTCTCATGATAACTAGAATTtactatttaggtatttattttattctggaAATACCTAAATAGCAATCATTATATGCATGTAATACTTTTATTAGCTGTACAACTAAGGACTAAGTACCCATTGTATTATTGCACAAtgtctttgtatatttttgtttacattatacCACAAAGACTAGTCTATATACATTgttagttattttcattttcatgtacATAAGTATTCATTGTTAAAACTCAAAACTGATTTGATACTTGGTATTTCCTGTACAAGTCAAAGAATACTGTTTAGTTCTTGtataaaatgtgatttttaaactgtttatggTGTAGTTACTTGTCTAATATGACCATTCAAGAAAGCCTGTTAGTCGCTCAATTGATGAAAGTCaactaggtaggtaggtatgtatttaatgATCAGTAACatcacataaatatattttgtctttaatacatttttatgcaGATAAAGTACCTTATGTCTACTCGTTTTTTTCTAACCACAtcattgctttccatcaggcaAGATAGTGGCAAAACATCGACccaacaaatattacaataaaactgaatatgtataaagtaatgACATTGTCATTTACAAAGGTGATCTTTTCACATATTTGCGATATAtcagtcattatttttaatattgtcatCAAATATTAAGATTATTAACTATCTTTACTGATATGAATAGTTCTTTATCTTTAGTAGGTACTAAGTTGTTTATAAACCACAAATTGCTTGAGATTTAAGattcataaatttttttttttttagaaataatttttagtaaaatatgtttaaaaaaaagactattAAAATATGCTCCTAACtttaacaaacacttttctgaaaaccgcatcaaaatcggttcggccAATCGTTAGATAATCGCGCACGAACATTcacacatacaggtcaaactgagaaccccTGTTTTATCTTGGCGccgattaaaaaaaagatagaataaatacaaatacgttaagaaaatatttgcattacccagtaaagtaaaacattttcgataaataaaaatcaaacaagtttttttttacaaattcttATTGAATACGATAACATTTCTAATCTGACTATGTAAGCACAGACCTTTACACCCTTATCAGTCAAGTCAATAACCCTTCTAAGTTATcaaacttagaaaaaaaaaatataaaatcaagttCACTATGACCTCGACCTTTAGGCGGTGACATCATCATGATAAGCCTGTGGCTGCGGCTTCCTGATGACATCACGTCAACAGTTTTTGTGATTGTCCAATATAAAATGCTCCATTTGTGACCACGAGAGAACTGGCGCGAGTCACGTTCGCTAAAATATTTCGCTACACTTTTATATGTGTCATGTAGTATGTAGTTTTCGTTTTATTCTGTCTAGGaatcgtatatttttattatatgtaggtaGTATTGATGCTGCGTATGTCTTCTCGATTTtcttattgcttttttatttctttgggTCGATGTTGGAATCGATAATAAAGCTTTCTTAGGCGATGTGGAAGAGTAGACgacaatttttaatattataattaaagccattttttttgagggagaatatcatccaacgtcttctctcgccttgggtgaggctagagggaatgactcttactgactaaaaaccacctcgttccttctcgtactttgagtcggagccccgataacctgttacgttgtccgcagctccggtttgtAGTTAAAGCCTGTATTGAGTATTGTCTCTGTACCGAAAACTCCATAAAAAATCGTTATCACGGCGAACAGAGGAACATTCagattttataacatttgttaAAGTGATAG is a window from the Spodoptera frugiperda isolate SF20-4 chromosome 10, AGI-APGP_CSIRO_Sfru_2.0, whole genome shotgun sequence genome containing:
- the LOC118277587 gene encoding vacuolar protein sorting-associated protein 28 homolog, whose protein sequence is MQDTRPELYEEVKLYRNAREREKHDNMAELYAVVSTLQHLEKAYMRDCVRAQEYTAACSRLLVQYRVAFKQVQADEFPNIEAFVAKYRLDCPAALERIRENKPNLIKDDKGNTNKYIAEIVSLFITLMDKLRLEFRAMDMIQPELRDLRDTMDRLIMLPEDFEGKIKVQEWVDKLSEMSASDELSESQVRQLLFDLETSYGAFNKFLHKD